From the genome of Candidatus Stygibacter australis, one region includes:
- a CDS encoding DUF4080 domain-containing protein — MRKIIILVTLNARYTHTSLALYYLKAVLDEQDIRTEICEYNINQPRLDIIEDILSREPDIIAFSIYIWNVEHIKPIIADLKRMRKNIKIIVGGPEVSYQPKIWQRDFPQVGYIVTGAGEGVIAEVLADIDGNMKGIVPGKAVSLSEISFPYKNMKVEGKESRYFYYETSRGCPFRCAYCLSSRSDQKLQFRDLDNVYEELEYFIKEGYRHIKLVDRTFNANSERARAIWRKISELYGEYPESQTGFHFEIHPQLLGIEDFVILAEVPEERFRFEMGIQTLNDEVGKIIHRTMDWEKVSANILKLKNRCNIHLHLDLIAGLPGEDITSFAAGFDKVMKLGCEHLQLGFLKVLGGTEMESMVEEYGIIYQSSAPYQVMQTSKVSWQEMSQIRKVESIMDIYYNSGRYRSSMGFVLAEKEISAWELFWGLAGYFQQQGLDLRMRDWEKCARVLEEYLVLDQQIVEEVLLDALRIDWCQQSRSHYYPEFLRHKKLDEAREKAYAILLTYKNQERKLEAAQIRQAIFFQS, encoded by the coding sequence ATGAGAAAAATAATAATATTAGTCACCTTGAATGCTCGCTATACTCATACCAGTCTGGCATTATATTATTTGAAGGCAGTTTTAGATGAACAGGATATCAGGACTGAGATCTGTGAATATAATATCAATCAGCCCAGGTTGGATATAATAGAAGATATATTAAGTAGAGAGCCAGACATCATCGCTTTCAGCATATATATCTGGAATGTGGAGCATATAAAGCCCATCATAGCAGATCTAAAAAGGATGAGGAAGAATATTAAAATCATCGTAGGGGGACCAGAAGTTAGTTATCAGCCAAAAATATGGCAGAGAGACTTTCCGCAAGTGGGCTATATTGTGACAGGTGCCGGTGAAGGGGTGATCGCTGAGGTTTTGGCAGATATTGATGGCAACATGAAGGGTATCGTACCAGGGAAAGCAGTTAGTCTCTCAGAAATTTCATTCCCCTATAAAAATATGAAAGTGGAAGGTAAAGAGAGCAGATATTTTTATTATGAAACTTCCCGCGGGTGCCCTTTCCGCTGTGCTTATTGTCTGTCATCAAGAAGCGATCAGAAGCTTCAGTTCCGAGATCTGGATAATGTATATGAAGAGCTGGAATACTTTATTAAAGAAGGATATCGGCATATTAAGCTGGTGGATAGAACCTTTAATGCCAATAGTGAAAGGGCAAGAGCTATTTGGAGAAAAATCTCTGAGCTATATGGAGAATATCCAGAATCACAAACAGGATTTCATTTTGAAATACATCCTCAATTACTGGGAATTGAGGATTTTGTGATATTAGCAGAAGTGCCGGAAGAGAGATTCCGTTTTGAGATGGGGATACAGACCTTGAATGATGAAGTGGGAAAAATAATTCACAGAACTATGGACTGGGAAAAAGTGAGTGCAAATATTCTTAAGCTTAAAAATAGGTGTAATATACATCTGCATCTGGATTTGATAGCTGGTTTGCCAGGAGAAGATATTACATCATTTGCAGCAGGTTTTGATAAAGTGATGAAATTAGGCTGTGAACATTTACAGCTCGGGTTTCTGAAAGTACTTGGTGGAACTGAGATGGAAAGCATGGTGGAGGAATACGGGATCATTTATCAAAGCAGTGCTCCTTATCAGGTGATGCAAACCTCAAAGGTGAGTTGGCAGGAAATGAGCCAGATAAGAAAAGTGGAATCAATAATGGATATCTATTACAATTCTGGACGCTATAGATCAAGTATGGGATTTGTCCTGGCAGAAAAAGAGATCAGTGCCTGGGAATTATTCTGGGGCTTAGCAGGTTATTTTCAGCAGCAGGGACTTGATCTCAGGATGCGGGACTGGGAGAAATGTGCCCGGGTATTAGAAGAATATTTAGTGCTTGATCAGCAAATAGTAGAAGAAGTATTATTAGATGCTTTGCGAATTGACTGGTGCCAGCAGTCAAGAAGTCATTATTATCCGGAGTTTTTACGCCATAAAAAACTTGATGAAGCACGTGAAAAAGCTTATGCGATATTATTAACCTACAAAAATCAGGAAAGAAAATTAGAAGCTGCTCAAATTCGGCAGGCTATATTTTTTCAATCA